From a single Pelodiscus sinensis isolate JC-2024 chromosome 4, ASM4963464v1, whole genome shotgun sequence genomic region:
- the PSMD13 gene encoding 26S proteasome non-ATPase regulatory subunit 13, whose product MKDVPGFLQQSQSSGPGQAAVWHRLEELYTKKLWHQLTLQVLDFVQDPCFAKGDGLIKLYENFISEFEHRVNPLSLVEIILHVVRQMTDPNVALTFLEKTREKVKSSDEAVILCKTAIGALKLNIGDLQVTKETIEDVEEMLNNLPGVTSVHSRFYDLSSKYYQTIGNHASYYKDALRFLGCIDVKDLPVSEQQERAFTLGLAGLLGEGVYNFGELLMHPVLESLRNTDRQWLIDTLYAFNSGNVEKFQALKTAWGQQPDLAANEALLLQKIQLLCLMEMTFTRPANHRQLTFEEIAKSAKVTVNEVELLVMKALSVGLVKGSIDEVDKKVHMTWVQPRVLDLQQIKGMKDRLEFWCTDVRSMEMLVEHQAHDILT is encoded by the exons ATGAAGGACGTGCCGGGCTTCCTGCAGCAGAGCCAGAGCTcggggccgggccaggccgcCGTGTGGCACCGCCTGGAGGAGCTCTACACCAAGAA actTTGGCACCAGCTTACTCTGCAGGTGTTGGACTTTGTGCAGGACccctgctttgctaaaggagatGGACTCATCAAG CTTTATGAGAATTTCATCAGTGAGTTTGAACACAG GGTGAACCCTTTGTCTTTGGTAGAGATCATTCTTCATGTAGTTAGACAGATGACAG ATCCCAATGTGGCCCTTACTTTCCTGGAAAAGACTCGAGAAAAG GTGAAAAGTAGTGATGAGGCTGTGATTCTATGTAAAACAGCCATTGGAGCTTTGAAGTTAAACATTGGGGACCTGCAGGTCACAAAG gagaccATAGAAGATGTTGAAGAGATGCTGAACAATCTCCCTGGGGTGACATCTGTTCATAGCCGTTTCTATGACCTTTCCAGCAAGTACTACCAGACAATTGGGAACCATGCCTCTTACTATAAGGATGCACTGCGGTTCCTAGGCTGTATTGATGTCAAGGATCTACCAG TGTCAGAGCAGCAGGAGAGAGCTTTTACGTTGGGGCTGGCAGGACTCCTAGGAGAAGGCGTTTATAACTTTGGGGAATTG CTCATGCACCCTGTTTTGGAGTCCTTGAGAAACACTGACAGACAGTGGCTGATTGACACGCTTTATGCCTTCAACAGTGGCAATGTAGAGAAATTCCAGGCTCTGAagacagcctggggccagcag CCAGATCTGgctgcaaatgaagcacttctCCTGCAGAAGATCCAGCTGCTGTGCCTCATGGAG ATGACTTTCACTCGACCAGCCAATCACAGACAGCTCACTTTTGAAGAGATTGCTAAAAGTGCCAAAGTCACCGTGAATGAG GTGGAACTGCTGGTGATGAAAGCTCTCTCAGTAGGGTTAGTAAAGGGCAGTATTGATGAAGTGGATAAGAAAGTGCACATGACCTGGGTCCAACCTCGTGTGCTGGATTTGCAGCAG ATCAAGGGGATGAAGGACCGTCTGGAGTTCTGGTGCACGGACGTGAGGAGCATGGAAATGCTGGTGGAGCATCAAGCCCACGATATCCTAACATAG